The genomic interval tttttttttttttttttttttccatttagtactgtccaTCAGAAGCAACAAAAGATAtatgcatgtttcccggaagacaaataaagttaaatttaccttgattttcaaattcaaaacgttttcacccctgttctggagcatcagtaaatgtttgaaccttttttaacagttgtgtttgagtctctcaattgtcctcagtgtgaaaagatggatctcaaaatcatacagtcactgctagaaggggttcaaatatgcaaaagatgctggaaaactgaagaatctagaatttttctgaagaacagcgctcagtttaactgttcagacaAAAcaagggacaaaaaaaaaaaaaaaaaaaaaaaaaaaacagtcgtagatcatccaggtaaccacacacagtattaggatccaaggtttcccaaactttttaagggggttattttaataatttcagctatatatattttttagtcttgtggactatatgcaaacatcttttatgtaaaatatcctacttaggacagtactaaataaagaataacatgcattttgcatgatctctcttattttgttaaaattattcacacatgcattgtggtactcttgtgaacacgcATTGAAGACTgatacagaagagaagaaattgttgaataaagtcattatttttgttttctttgcacacaaaaagtattctcgtatcttcaaaacattaaaaggttgaatcactgatgtcacatggactatttgaaCAATGTCTATACTACCTCTCTGGGTCATGAATGTggtagttacattgctgtctatgcagggtcagaaagctcatggATTTCATCCAACATATTtcaatttgtgttcagaagatgaacgaaggtcttacaggtttggaacgacacaagggtgattaattactgacagaattttaatttttgagtgaactatccctttaaccacTGAAGATGAAATTGCATGCAAGAGCACAATTTATGCCTTTGGATATAAAGTCTTGTGTTAATTTTATCCATGACTTACACTTTGTTCAAGTGCTGTGACTTCTTGCTCAGACTTGACCAACTTGAATTTCAGGTCACTGATCTGCCTGTTAGCATCtcctgtagaaaaaaaaatgtttacttagAGAGATACTTAGGGTTTACACGAAAACTCTAAATTACAAACCAACCTAAATCATAACTGATAGTGAATAAATGGTGAATGGTGTATCTTACTCTGCAGGTCTAGAATATGAGGGTCTAGGCCATTCTGTAGGTCATCATCATCTGTGCTTCCTGTTTCTTCTGTCCCATTCTTTTGTTTCTGCTCTGCAATGGATTTATACTTGCGCACCTGCACATTTACATGCAGTTTTGTCATTCTAACAAAGTCCTTATGACAAGCATTACAGGTTTTTCATCAGATGTTCTCCCACAACATCAATCATACGCAGAACAATGAATCACTTGAAAAGAATTAAATGCTAACTCACTTGGTCGagcaaactctctctctcttccaccAGTTTCTTCAGTCTGATCTCtaaaaaattgcaaataaaaaattgtacagGACATGAACCTCAAAAAAATCAGGCAATATAATATACAGTGAGACATTGTAGGtgctaaaaaacaatttattttgcaGCACAAAGTATACAAATTGAAGCAGttgatttaacattttaatttattacaatgaatttaaaaaaaaaaatgcagttaacATGCAATTAACATGACCATAAATATCTGTCTAATGCATGACTAGATTACAAAGTAGATTCCTGTGGTAATAAGTAACAATAAGGAAATAAACAGTGTATTGATTTCTAAAGCCATTTTtataatgtctttttaaaggtttattatttattaatttaattatcagCATATCATGTTATTAGTGAAAAATGTTTAAGCAttagcaatattttatttattattaatatataattttgtataaaatgtgtatatggggatgttgctgttgttattattatcatcaacatTATCATCATTGCATGTCTTGATCAGTCCCATTTGCACTGAAGATTTAAAGAACATATCCAACATTACAACATAAGATcaatttcttaagaaaaaaaaaatcaaactaacATTGTCATAAAAGTCAGCAAATCAAAATGAGTCTGTGGAGAATTATGATACAAAGCAGCTAAACATCTTCTTCATCTTAAGCTCGGTTTTTAAGAATGTATGTGTTTCATTTTCTATACTCGATCCACTCACAGTGACTATTAATTCTTTTAGTGGTTCACTGCTATGCATATTTACAACATCCAGCACTAAAAGATCAGCATCCAACGCAGCAGCTTCCTCACAACTATCGAGAAGGAATGCTGTGCCCTTGTGCTCTACTGGCATGCTATATGTGTCCTCCAACTGTAACTCTGGCTCAGTCTCTGTCTCGTGCTGGTTCCTGGATTGTGCATCATTGTCTCCTGTGGTATTTAAAATATCCACTTCATTAGACTCTGTGGGTTCAAACATAGATCTTTAGAGGTTTTAATGCCAGCATTGATTTTTATGCAGTTATTTTTCTCTGCTTGGCTGGCTTGTGGTTCATATACTGTAATTTCAGATATTATCTGACTCTAAGGTTTAAATAATTATAGTGGCACATCTGGTAAAGTTTCTGCACTTGAATCAATGCATCTTTCATCCTCTGAcctgttttgtttggttttaacAGCAGTTATATGTTCTTCACATTAACTGCCACTGTTATGTGTTAAATCAGCAATTAGCATACTTGggcttgtgatttttttaattttgagacTTGGAATCCTCCTCCAAGAACAGTGACCTTAAGATGAGATGTTGATGATTGAGATGAGATGCTGGATGGAAAACACCTCTTGACTGAACTCAAAGAGCGAatccattaaaacagaaagacaCTAAGATTAAttagatttgtgtgtgtgtgtgtgtgtgtgtgtgtgtgtgttaagcaACTGGCAGAGTTCTTCAAATCTTGATTGAATTAAAGGCTGATCAGTGGAGAGAGAATTCCAACAGAGATACCCTTAGATGTGGAAAAACAAAGAGATTGATTCTGTTGTTCAATAGGTAGTTGAAACAGagatgatttcattttttttttcaatcacttTTTTTGAATCAGTCTTAACCTTCTTTAAACTGTAAGTGCAATTGTCACAACTACTTGCTGAACTCTATTGCATGTCTGCAAAATGTAGTAACTCACTCAAAACATTGCCATTTAAGGAGTGTCTATTTACTCTAAGTGCAAACAGCccaccttgttggcagaggctatttacactaactccacccACCAATGTGTGATAGGGCTAGTCAACATAACAAATGACGGCCATGAATCACCAGCTCCAGTGGAGTAGATGGTAAAGTGCGTGCTGTAGTCTTCGACTTGGGTTCCATTCCTAGAATCCATTGTTATTTGCACgcagtgtaaatagcatctattggTCACCGCTATTTGCACTCAGTGTAAATAGTATCCATCCTTACTTgcagttagtgtaaatagcatctattacAAATAGCCGCTGCCTTTAATTTATGCTTCAGAGCCTAGTTATTGTGTCAGTGAATTAGCCAGTggcaccaaaataaaaaaatgtttttgtcatcatGTAACAAACTGgtcaaaaattgttttgtttttgtttttgtttttttatcaccatggaaatatttctatatgcatttcatataaattaattttgtgttatatgcaaattaaattttgttatatgcaatttcatttcatatttgttacatataaatattttttccacttttttgTTGTCAGACCTCTTTCTATAGTATACAAGAATGTCATTTTTGTCTGTGTATCACACTGAGCCCTTTAGATGAAAAATGTATTGATGTATTGGGGAAAAATCAACACTGTtcacaaaaagatttttttttttttttttgttacgtcaaatgaaaattcaccattgcttattcatttttacacaCTATTACTTTCCCCGAACACCACAACCACCACACATTCTTACAAATCTTTCTATTGCTCTTCCACAAGCAGCACTTTTTCAATTTTCAGTTTACATGTAACACATTTCTACAGATAAATGTACTgtacaaatataaatttatttatatagcactacTCTAGCTGCTGTTGTTTGTGATGTTTGTTCAAATATGGCAGTGATTGTGCTGAAAAAACTCCATATATATGGATGTATCAGTGTATactaatacaatttatacactgacaatgtatatactgtatgtatacatttatgtgCGTGTCTGTCTgtataaagtatttttactttaggatgtaaaatgcagtttgttcaaaaaaatgtgaaattgcttttattatatacaactagatgatgtggaggttgaacaagcaGTATTGATAATTTCAATTCTCatttaagaaatgtacaaagcgactgagaaaaactgtgaTGTTAGAACTTGTAATCAGAGTTAttagttttgcattttttatttggaTTCATTTTTACTCCATCaatgttagttttgttttctagtTTTTTTATTACGTTTACTGTAACTTTTATGCAGACAAAGTTGATGTTAACtagtgtaattaaaatgtttaatagcaTTAAAGATTAAGTGTAGTGTTATTGCTATCTAgtgatattttcatgtttaatgcagCTGGGTTCAAATTTTGTAGTTTACCATGTATAAAATACTGTGaatctaaaattaatttgtggaaatttttattttcgttAGTTTagaagaaaatgtattataatttagtttcagtattttacagttatttttttgtttattatccttttttaatctttatttcattttacacaaatgtttttatttttgcttagttttgttttatttgttttactgcGTTTtagatttcaaatgttttaattttacttttatggcagcatatttttaatgttttctacaATTGCAAACAAATATGCAACAACAAAATGCCATAAAAGCAAAATTGTAAAAAGCCTATTTGTTTAGActgtgagttaaaaaaaaaaatctggcaaCCCTTTATCTTACCTAACATGCTGTCTCCAATCATGGTGGGTGTATGAGAGTCTTGATTCAGTCGGGAGGCTGTTTCTGCATTAGCATGCCCATCGATCACCCCGTCTACTACTTCCCCATTGGGCGTCACCTCAGATCCCAGCACAATGCCATGTTTCTATGAAAGAATACAATCTGATGTCAGATCTCCCATTTATTCCATTACTTTATCATGAAGTCAAAATAATGATGCTAATATAATGACTTCTATATCTTTGCAGTGATTACCAGTATTCCTTCTAACTCTACCTTTAGAGCATCCCTAAGCCGGCAAACCTCATCCCTGAGTGCCTCCCGTTCATCATGGACAATGTCTGAATATTCCTTCTGCCTCTCTAAGGCCTTAATGCAGCCGTCCACAAAAGTGAACAATCAAGGAAGGGAAGAACAAAGGAGTAAAGGAAACAAGTAAGGTTTGGAAAGACTACAAGGGTCATATGACACAGTATCAAGCATTCAAGTTAATAGGTTAATAAGTTACAAGCTAAGGAGCATTTAGGGAATCAAAAGAGTTTTaagtgttaaaatataaaagaaagaattgtttaatttgatgtGATTAATGGAAAATGGCCGTGGAAGGTAATTGTACCCGGATCTTTTTATCTTTCCATTCCAATGTCTCTTGCAGGTCAGCAATCTCTCTAATATAGTCCGCCTGCTTTCCTCGAGACTGTTGGGCTTCCTAAGCCCCGGCCATGAGGGCGAGCAGAGGAAAACAGATGGACAGGTCAAAGAATATTAAAAGGAAAATGTGAGAGAAGACAACAGAATAACATATCTATGTCGGGAAGACAAAGAGTCAGAAGAGCTTTGAGTACTCCGTGATTTGCAGATGATGCTTACCGTCAACAACTCCTcgctctgcttcagtgtttccTTCATCTCCTCACTCTGGAACTTCAGGACACTGTGGGCATGACGTTCACGCTCGAAATCCTAACAAAcattagaaaaagaaaacatccatCACTGATGAAGTATAATAGCTTGAATTCCTTATCATTAGTAGTCACTTTCATAGTTATTTGACAAAACAGTAGTCGTTCTATGATATCTTATCATTAAAGAGCCATTGCATACTCTGACTGCACAATAATCGTATTTATGACTTTATGACTGTGTGTTCAGTTTATTTCttgtattttaacagttgtATATTTGTGCTCTGATAACCAATTTAGTATTAAACCCTTCCCTAACTCTTcataaaatactatattttaacataaaacattgaCACACAGTTTAGTTATGATTAGTCTTAACCCTAGGATGCACAAAGGGGGTCAAATTGACAGTCCTTACTCTGGTTTTCTCCTCACACTCTCTGCGTGTCTCACACAGAAGTTCCTCCAGCTCCATCAGAGTGTCTCTCAGCGTGTCCACCTGATACATCAGGTTTGTCTTCTCATTGTCCAGCTGAGCATTGGACACCATTGCCTTACGGTACTTCTCCTCCACCTCCACTAGGGAGTCCTGAGAGAAGACAAACAAGAATGAGGAAATTCATACAGATCACGGTCattataatacagtattatGAATACACCTTCAAAATTACCTTCATTTCCCGTATGGAGGCTTCAGTGTCAGCTGAAATCGAGGTATCACAGCTTCCTCTTCGTGATAAACCTCCTCCCAGAGATGCCAGAGTTGCAGCAGAGAGGGTGGAGGCTGTCCTGGACCCCTGATGatgtagtttaaatatttacttggTTTGGTGGATCACTTTTGGTATTATCTACTGTGATGCATGTTTTTGTGAATCTATTTAACACCCTAAAAATGATCCTACTGACCTTTTCCAGGAAATCTGACCTTTCCTCCACCTGtgtgaaaaattaaatgtgttcagTAGAAGCTACATTGAAAAACTCtcatataaatctaaattaaatgagaaATGCGTATGATCTAAAACAATACTGTGCCATTTAGAGATACGTTTCATACTTTATCCACTAGAGGGAGCAAGGCACAACAGATTCTTGCTAAATCCGTGATACTGAAGATAGTTTGAGGACAGGATATGCAGAGGAGCAAGAGTGCAGGTCAGCTGTTGCCATGTTATATGCTACAAAGATGGCAGACGTGACCTTGCTTGGTCAGTGATAGAAAAGGGAAGCTCACCACTGGACTGGCCCGGGCTGAACTCGCCCTAGAGGAGGCCCTGGAACTGGAGCCCAGAAAGCCATTGTAGTCTGAAGGCTGACCAGAATACAGGTATAGAGAAAAATGGGATGAGGAGTAGATGTTAGCAGGAATTCATTAAAGGAAATATATTAGAAGTGAAAAGTATAAagacgtttaaaaaaaaattacagtgccatatacactaccattcaaaagttgggggttagtaagattttttaatgtttttgaatgaagtctcttatgctctccAAGGcttgaacaaaaaaatatagtaaacacaGAATTAtcgttaaatattattacaaaatgtatgtaggcctagacaacaaaaccagtcatagggggacattttttttaataattaagctttccgttgatgtatggtttgttagaatagcacaaaatttggccgagatacaactatttgaaaatcttttatctgagggtgcaaaaaaatctaaatatgagaaaatcgcctttaaagttgttcaaatgaagttcttagcaatgcatattactaatcaaaaattagattatatatatttacggtaggaaatttacaaaatatcatcattgaacatgatctttacttaatatcctaatgaattttgcctttaaaaaattgataattttgacccacacaattaattttttgctattgctataaatactgtatacctgtgctacttaagactggttcatggcccagggtcacatattaaatatattgtaaacagttgtgctgcttaatatttttgatgatacacaggtttaaaaaaaaaaaactccagcattattaatgtctttactgtctattttgatcattttaattgatccttgcttaaaaaaaaagtagtttctttgaaaaaaccttttgaacagtagtgtaaaacCATGCTCATTCTGTAGGTCAGAACACACTGACATACGCACAGCATTAGTGGGTTTCTGTGCAAAGGAGAGTCAGTCGGTCTGACTGGTAAACAACTATACTTGACCACacaacagacagaaagaaattcAATCCAAGATGATTAACCATGctttacatacagtacatacaccACCAGTCCCACTCTCATTACTAGGAGAAAAACAGTAGAGTGGAGGCTCCCAAACTTTCCTCAGAGAAACCTCATGACATAAAGACACAAACAACACCTAGTCAAGCCTGTGGTCTGAAAACAGAACCATGCAAGACGCTCAACAAGCCCAGACTGGCACTGGGTATCAAGTCATGCCGCGGTCAGAAGAATAGGTAAAGATTGGGCCTTACGCCTCTAGCGCTGGAGCCACTGAAACGCCTAGTGGCAGAGTACGAACTCTCTTCATGCAATGACCCCTGCAGACAGAACAGAGCACCTCACCATACTACATTCACCTCACACACTTGATATCTCTCAGACATAACCatggaaaatacaacaaacagGACAATAAAGACCCTTAAATGACTGCTTTTATGTATCCAAGATGGTTCACCACCATGAAATGTGATCTAACAGGGCTGCTAACAATCAGGGGAGATGTACTTTAAACACATCAAGAACAGGAAATGCTCATTACATACAGAAGAGGCACAAAGACAGCTTCTTTGCGTGTTTACAGAACATTAACACATTAGCCATCAGCCTTAATGCACTCTGATGTACTCTGAGCACTTATGGAATGACTAAATAAAGAATTGAGTGCTGCGTTAGATGTTTGAGTAAGAGGCTTTGGAAGCCAAAGACTTGTCAACACATGTGTAACCAAAGTAGTCTGTGTATCAGGCTACTAAACTGCATGCAGGTCACATGAGGGATTGAACACAGACAACAAATATCCCTAAATtggtttaaccaaaaatgaaaattctgttattattttgcTCCAAAAGTCTTCCGGACAGAGATATCTAGTAGAATGTCCAAGCAGTTCTTTTCTACAATGGAAGTCATAGTGAAAAACGTTTTCTTGTTaactgcattttaataaataagctgtattttttttttagttaaaaatgttaactttcAATTTAACATTGAATATCATACTACAGTTAAATAAGTGTACGTTAAAGCAGGAAAAAGGTTAATAAAACATGATGATTGTACTTTAAGgtaaagtaaaaattgtaataatgtcaatTTTTATGTTACAAAGTACACCTTTTAAAGTGTACTTGAGAAACTGTCATgaaagtggccttttatttcattaatattatctgcaattacattttttttttattatactattaagatttaaagtatactaaaagAACACATCTAATACAGTTAAGTAGTTAAcacttatttttgaaaaatattttacacttaaaatacacttatttttcttcatttacttTCACTGTACAGAAAAGAACAGCTTGAACATTTTGCTAGATCTTTCCATTTGTGTTCCATACAAAAAAGAAGGCCATTTGAGTTTCAATGACaacagaatttctttttttggatAAACTGTATCTTTATGTTCATTcatatacagtggcatgcgaaagtttgggaaccccttgcagaatctacaaaaatgtgaatagttttaacaaaataagagagatcatacaaaatgcatgttattttttttttatttagtattgtccTTAGTAAaagattttacataaaagatgtttacatatagtccacaagaaaaaaaatatatctgaaattattaaaaataacccctttcaaaagtttgggaacccttggttcttattactgtgtgtggttacctggatgatctacaactgtttttttgtttgtttgtttgtttgttttgtgattgttgctcatgagtcccttgtttgttctgaacagttaaactgagcgctgttcttcagaaaaaaaatccttcagatt from Labeo rohita strain BAU-BD-2019 chromosome 6, IGBB_LRoh.1.0, whole genome shotgun sequence carries:
- the lrrfip1b gene encoding leucine-rich repeat flightless-interacting protein 2 isoform X7, with translation MATQVTGRKRIPNREKLSAEDDALSQIAREAEARLAAKRAARAEAREIRMKELERQQKEIYQAQKKYYGLDSKWGHIEQWMEDSERYSRHSRRHTSISDDEERMSVGSRGSLRGSLHEESSYSATRRFSGSSARGPSDYNGFLGSSSRASSRASSARASPVVEERSDFLEKGSRTASTLSAATLASLGGGLSRRGSCDTSISADTEASIREMKDSLVEVEEKYRKAMVSNAQLDNEKTNLMYQVDTLRDTLMELEELLCETRRECEEKTRDFERERHAHSVLKFQSEEMKETLKQSEELLTEAQQSRGKQADYIREIADLQETLEWKDKKIRALERQKEYSDIVHDEREALRDEVCRLRDALKKHGIVLGSEVTPNGEVVDGVIDGHANAETASRLNQDSHTPTMIGDSMLEIRLKKLVEERESLLDQVRKYKSIAEQKQKNGTEETGSTDDDDLQNGLDPHILDLQRDANRQISDLKFKLVKSEQEVTALEQSIMRLEGQVSRYKMSAEAAEKVEDELKVEKRKLQRELRSALDRIDELEASNSHLTKRLEKMKANRSALLAQQ
- the lrrfip1b gene encoding leucine-rich repeat flightless-interacting protein 2 isoform X6, with protein sequence MATQVTGRKRIPNREKLSAEDDALSQIAREAEARLAAKRAARAEAREIRMKELERQQKEIYQAQKKYYGLDSKWGHIEQWMEDSERYSRHSRRHTSISDDEERMSVGSRGSLRGNHTDLCSSTSSLPSARLQNGRPSDYNGFLGSSSRASSRASSARASPVVEERSDFLEKGSRTASTLSAATLASLGGGLSRRGSCDTSISADTEASIREMKDSLVEVEEKYRKAMVSNAQLDNEKTNLMYQVDTLRDTLMELEELLCETRRECEEKTRDFERERHAHSVLKFQSEEMKETLKQSEELLTEAQQSRGKQADYIREIADLQETLEWKDKKIRALERQKEYSDIVHDEREALRDEVCRLRDALKKHGIVLGSEVTPNGEVVDGVIDGHANAETASRLNQDSHTPTMIGDSMLEIRLKKLVEERESLLDQVRKYKSIAEQKQKNGTEETGSTDDDDLQNGLDPHILDLQRDANRQISDLKFKLVKSEQEVTALEQSIMRLEGQVSRYKMSAEAAEKVEDELKVEKRKLQRELRSALDRIDELEASNSHLTKRLEKMKANRSALLAQQ
- the lrrfip1b gene encoding leucine-rich repeat flightless-interacting protein 2 isoform X3 translates to MATQVTGRKRIPNREKLSAEDDALSQIAREAEARLAAKRAARAEAREIRMKELERQQKEIYQAQKEDSERYSRHSRRHTSISDDEERMSVGSRGSLRGNHTDLCSSTSSLPSARLQNGRPSALFSETPRSRSHRGSLHEESSYSATRRFSGSSARGPSDYNGFLGSSSRASSRASSARASPVVEERSDFLEKGSRTASTLSAATLASLGGGLSRRGSCDTSISADTEASIREMKDSLVEVEEKYRKAMVSNAQLDNEKTNLMYQVDTLRDTLMELEELLCETRRECEEKTRDFERERHAHSVLKFQSEEMKETLKQSEELLTEAQQSRGKQADYIREIADLQETLEWKDKKIRALERQKEYSDIVHDEREALRDEVCRLRDALKKHGIVLGSEVTPNGEVVDGVIDGHANAETASRLNQDSHTPTMIGDSMLEIRLKKLVEERESLLDQVRKYKSIAEQKQKNGTEETGSTDDDDLQNGLDPHILDLQRDANRQISDLKFKLVKSEQEVTALEQSIMRLEGQVSRYKMSAEAAEKVEDELKVEKRKLQRELRSALDRIDELEASNSHLTKRLEKMKANRSALLAQQ
- the lrrfip1b gene encoding leucine-rich repeat flightless-interacting protein 2 isoform X14 codes for the protein MATQVTGRKRIPNREKLSAEDDALSQIAREAEARLAAKRAARAEAREIRMKELERQQKEIYQAQKKYYGLDSKWGHIEQWMEDSERYSRHSRRHTSISDDEERMSVGSRGSLRVEERSDFLEKGSRTASTLSAATLASLGGGLSRRGSCDTSISADTEASIREMKDSLVEVEEKYRKAMVSNAQLDNEKTNLMYQVDTLRDTLMELEELLCETRRECEEKTRDFERERHAHSVLKFQSEEMKETLKQSEELLTEAQQSRGKQADYIREIADLQETLEWKDKKIRALERQKEYSDIVHDEREALRDEVCRLRDALKKHGIVLGSEVTPNGEVVDGVIDGHANAETASRLNQDSHTPTMIGDSMLEIRLKKLVEERESLLDQVRKYKSIAEQKQKNGTEETGSTDDDDLQNGLDPHILDLQRDANRQISDLKFKLVKSEQEVTALEQSIMRLEGQVSRYKMSAEAAEKVEDELKVEKRKLQRELRSALDRIDELEASNSHLTKRLEKMKANRSALLAQQ
- the lrrfip1b gene encoding leucine-rich repeat flightless-interacting protein 2 isoform X10, which codes for MATQVTGRKRIPNREKLSAEDDALSQIAREAEARLAAKRAARAEAREIRMKELERQQKEIYQAQKKYYGLDSKWGHIEQWMEDSERYSRHSRRHTSISDDEERMSVGSRGSLRPSDYNGFLGSSSRASSRASSARASPVVEERSDFLEKGSRTASTLSAATLASLGGGLSRRGSCDTSISADTEASIREMKDSLVEVEEKYRKAMVSNAQLDNEKTNLMYQVDTLRDTLMELEELLCETRRECEEKTRDFERERHAHSVLKFQSEEMKETLKQSEELLTEAQQSRGKQADYIREIADLQETLEWKDKKIRALERQKEYSDIVHDEREALRDEVCRLRDALKKHGIVLGSEVTPNGEVVDGVIDGHANAETASRLNQDSHTPTMIGDSMLEIRLKKLVEERESLLDQVRKYKSIAEQKQKNGTEETGSTDDDDLQNGLDPHILDLQRDANRQISDLKFKLVKSEQEVTALEQSIMRLEGQVSRYKMSAEAAEKVEDELKVEKRKLQRELRSALDRIDELEASNSHLTKRLEKMKANRSALLAQQ
- the lrrfip1b gene encoding leucine-rich repeat flightless-interacting protein 2 isoform X16 — its product is MATQVTGRKRIPNREKLSAEDDALSQIAREAEARLAAKRAARAEAREIRMKELERQQKEISDDEERMSVGSRGSLRGNHTDLCSSTSSLPSARLQNGRVEERSDFLEKGSRTASTLSAATLASLGGGLSRRGSCDTSISADTEASIREMKDSLVEVEEKYRKAMVSNAQLDNEKTNLMYQVDTLRDTLMELEELLCETRRECEEKTRDFERERHAHSVLKFQSEEMKETLKQSEELLTEAQQSRGKQADYIREIADLQETLEWKDKKIRALERQKEYSDIVHDEREALRDEVCRLRDALKKHGIVLGSEVTPNGEVVDGVIDGHANAETASRLNQDSHTPTMIGDSMLEIRLKKLVEERESLLDQVRKYKSIAEQKQKNGTEETGSTDDDDLQNGLDPHILDLQRDANRQISDLKFKLVKSEQEVTALEQSIMRLEGQVSRYKMSAEAAEKVEDELKVEKRKLQRELRSALDRIDELEASNSHLTKRLEKMKANRSALLAQQ
- the lrrfip1b gene encoding leucine-rich repeat flightless-interacting protein 2 isoform X4; amino-acid sequence: MATQVTGRKRIPNREKLSAEDDALSQIAREAEARLAAKRAARAEAREIRMKELERQQKEIYQAQKKYYGLDSKWGHIEQWMEDSERYSRHSRRHTSISDDEERMSVGSRGSLRPSALFSETPRSRSHRGSLHEESSYSATRRFSGSSARGPSDYNGFLGSSSRASSRASSARASPVVEERSDFLEKGSRTASTLSAATLASLGGGLSRRGSCDTSISADTEASIREMKDSLVEVEEKYRKAMVSNAQLDNEKTNLMYQVDTLRDTLMELEELLCETRRECEEKTRDFERERHAHSVLKFQSEEMKETLKQSEELLTEAQQSRGKQADYIREIADLQETLEWKDKKIRALERQKEYSDIVHDEREALRDEVCRLRDALKKHGIVLGSEVTPNGEVVDGVIDGHANAETASRLNQDSHTPTMIGDSMLEIRLKKLVEERESLLDQVRKYKSIAEQKQKNGTEETGSTDDDDLQNGLDPHILDLQRDANRQISDLKFKLVKSEQEVTALEQSIMRLEGQVSRYKMSAEAAEKVEDELKVEKRKLQRELRSALDRIDELEASNSHLTKRLEKMKANRSALLAQQ
- the lrrfip1b gene encoding leucine-rich repeat flightless-interacting protein 2 isoform X11 — translated: MATQVTGRKRIPNREKLSAEDDALSQIAREAEARLAAKRAARAEAREIRMKELERQQKEIYQAQKKYYGLDSKWGHIEQWMEDSERYSRHSRRHTSISDDEERMSVGSRGSLRGNHTDLCSSTSSLPSARLQNGRPSALFSETPRSRSHRGSLHEESSYSATRRFSGSSARGPSDYNGFLGSSSRASSRASSARASPVVEERSDFLEKGSRTASTLSAATLASLGGGLSRRGSCDTSISADTEASIREMKDSLVEVEEKYRKAMVSNAQLDNEKTNLMYQVDTLRDTLMELEELLCETRRECEEKTRDFERERHAHSVLKFQSEEMKETLKQSEELLTKHGIVLGSEVTPNGEVVDGVIDGHANAETASRLNQDSHTPTMIGDSMLEIRLKKLVEERESLLDQVRKYKSIAEQKQKNGTEETGSTDDDDLQNGLDPHILDLQRDANRQISDLKFKLVKSEQEVTALEQSIMRLEGQVSRYKMSAEAAEKVEDELKVEKRKLQRELRSALDRIDELEASNSHLTKRLEKMKANRSALLAQQ